The DNA region gtccctATGCAggatcatgggggtacagttggcaagaccatgccagtctcacggctacaccgtgagactggcatacgacctgttacttgcataatacgggaccgccaactcaggctatatgggcacctagctcgtttccttgtggacgaccctgcctatcaggttatctctttgcgagacaatcctgggtggaggaggcacgtgggacgatgtatgtatgtatgtatatagatagatagatatagggttTACGTAAATTGCATGTGATATATGATTATGGTTTGGGTAATAAGCAatcattaatacattttttttttttttttttttttttttttaactgatttgTTTATACTCGCTCTTCCTCGACTGTAAAGCGCATGCGAGGCGGTATACCCTCACCTGTCACCTGTAAACTAGGTGGTCGGTCATTTGCCACTGACCCTGCTTGCGTTAGCAGTTCCTTGCACCTACTCGTGAATTATCTGCGTCTATttactttttacattttttttttgtttttacattgtGTTGGTGATAGTGGTATTGGCATTAATTGTATGAATTCTTTGCAGCCTTTTTGTTGTGCATGTTCTACACATGTGATTGTGATTTACCGAAATAATATTCCTTTGTCTCATTATGCATGGTTATGGGTTGTGGAATCTACatgaaatgatatgaaaatgTTAAAACTGTTATGCCTATCCCTCCAAATTAAACACTTACAAGACACCTGAGACTTATTagaccaattaaaagaaaaaccgtacatatacagatatatagaaagatacagtcacacactcatatatctacatatgtttatatatatgtatatatagatacatatatacatgtatatatatgaatatatatataaatttatacatatatatgtttgtgtgtatatatatatatatatatatatatatatatgtcatatatgtatatacagatatatgtatatttatacacatacgaccaccatcagtcgatgttgacCTTAGCATAATTGAgtcaatgtgaggagcaagcagttgcccatgcagcaggccccCACTCCACACAGATAATGACTCTAAAGAAACGGCATAAACCGATACGGTTTGGTACCAGTAGCGTCGCAGGAGCTCCCAgagcgaggtcgcaagcgacaacgactGCACCAGGGACTCCGGCTACGGATTTTTCTtcaaggttgactcccgaagccttttcatttcAGATGCCTCAAGGCAGTGGGTTGTTTCGTATAGGGTGACCTCCTAtagccatacacggactgaactacaacgCAGCAGGTGCTTCATTGAAGCATCGGGGACCAAGCCGATattagtgatacacacacacgcaaacacacacacacacacacacacacacacacacacacacacacacacacacactcacacacacacacacacacatatatatatatatatacatatatatatacatatatatatacatatatatatatatatatatatatatatatatatatacacactgtgtgtgtgtgtgtgcgtgtgtgcatagttatatatgtattcatatatttatatatacatttttatatatatatatatatatatatatatattcatatgtgtatatatatttttatatatatatataaaaatgtaaatgcaattatttatatatatatatatatatatatatatatatatatatatatatatatatatatataattgccgcgacggtccagtggacagagcactggacttcgactcTCGTGGTCGCTTGtgtctgatctcacggcgagaaaacgacaaatcgccttgagaagtcaaacgcaggtgtcgtaggaaagccgccgccgtggcacaagtggtagcagACTGAACCGCatttgatgaggaagggcatccaatcaggcaagggtggcactgccaaataacctctcagttgtgaaatgagagaggcctatgtcctgcagtacaCTGAATGGCTGCACTGcaggacatatttatatatgtgtatatatacatatgtgtgtgtgtgtgtgtgtgtgtgtgtgtgtgtgtgtgtgtgtgtgtgtgtgtgtgtgtgtactcacacacacacacacacacacacacacacatatatatatatatatacacatatacatatatatatgtatatatatacacacacatatatatatgtgtgtgtgtgtgtgtgtgtgtgtgtgtgtatatttgtatgtatgtgtacatgagtaaatagtcacacaaacatacatacaaacatacatatatgtgtgtatatatataaatagatagatagaaagatagatagatagatagatagatagatagatagatagatagatagacacacacacacacacacatatatatatatgtatatatgatatatgtgtatatatgtgtgtgagtgtgtgtgtgtgtacatatgtgtgtatatatatatatatttatatatatatatatatatatatatttatatatgtagagagtgagagagagatagagagagagagatatatatatagatagatagatagatagatagatagagagagagagagagagagagagagagagagagagagagagagagctagacacacacacacttatatacagatatgtacacacacacacacacacacacacacacacacacatatatatatatatatatatacatatatatatatatgtatatatatatacatatatatatatatatatacatatatatatatatatatatatatatatatatatatatatatgtgtgtgtgtgtgtgagatatacaatatttttttcctcaagGGGTGGAATTAaacatctatttctttttcaatttAGTGTATTGTAAACATCTTTACAATAATACTTTAGGCAATAAATATcagacgattttttttcttttttcagttaaCGTAACTTTTTCTTCGACATTTTCTCAGCGACATTTTCTTGGTATGTCACTTATAATCTTTTTGGCTTCAAATCTGAACTGATATAAATGGCACTGGGGTCAACCCAttattcactttcttcctttctttgaatGCCACTTGCCATATTTAGAGATCAGCGGCTCCAAACTGATATTATAATGATGTCGGATTTTCATTTGGTaccattttttatttgtctatttgtttgtttataatagataagtaaaaagtcACTATAACATTACAATAAACTGAAGTGGCAGTTGGCTTTTTAAAGATTAAGCCCCGGGTTTTGACTCCTGACGTAGTTTAGCAGAAGGTCACTGTCTTCGCAGACGAAAGGCTTTTTGTGGTAGCAAGCAATATCGTGCCATTTGACACCATCATTGTAGATGTTGTTGAGGACGCCCAAGCACGATTCGGAGGTCTGGTTGATGTCGAACTCGGCGTTATCGGGCTGAGGACCACCGGTATGGCCCTTGTCGCTCCAGGGCTGGTAGCCCCAGTTGGGAGGAGGCTTGTTGGTGGGGGCCatcttggtgttggtgttggacCAGAACCAGCCAAGGACGCTAATGGGCTTCAGATCCTCGCGCTCGTCGCAGCCCTTGAAGTCACACAGGCGTCCAGATGTCCAGATGTAGCTGAGGTTACCTATTCGAGACAAGGGTCGCGGAGTTAATATACATTGGAATACATTTCGTTATAACTCTCATACTTTGTTAGTTATTCaattaaagaaataattatattgacataCTCTGTATTGGACGATAAACGTTCATATAACCCTGAGGAACTACTTACGGCTGCGGATGAATTCGAAGATCATGTCATTCTCCTGCTTGGTCTCCATGCCGACGGCGTCCATGCAGCGCAAGCGGCACTGGTTACGGGCCTCCAGCCAGTCGACCTTCTTGCCCTTCATTTCAGGATGATCTTGGTCCCAGGAAAAGAAGTACCAGTGGTTTCCGAACTGCCATTGCTTGGGTCCTGAGGTTaaaagcagagggaagggggaaatcaggcttctgtttttcctttgtttcctggACTGATACCGACAACGgtaatataataaagattatatggTGAAGATCATATGGGTGGGTGCAGACTGTATAGTGAAATATAGACCTTTAGTGTAacactatatctatctgtccatctatctatctatctatatatgtatgtatctatgtatatatatttatacatacatacatatacatatgtatatatatgtatatatatatatatatatatatatatatatatatatatgtatgtatgtatacacacacatgtatatatatatatatatatatatatatatatatatatatatatatatatatacatgtgtgtgtgtgtatgtatatatatatcatatatatatatatatatatatatatatatatatatatatatatacacatatgtggaaTTCataaagtacatgtatatatacctctatgaagcagtaaatgcgaaaaagccttcggcatattcgcgtgTTTTTTAGTACTTCCCTTCGAtgttctacttgcatatatatacactagttgcatacacacacacacacatatatatacatacaaataaatcacATCACCTCTGGATTTCGAACCcgataaaagttaaaaaaaggttCGTTTAAACCTAAAAACAAAGagacgaaataatgataaaaaagccgTCAGCCTCGattcactttccctctcaccgGCGCGGATGGCCAAGGTCAGGCTGTACTCTAGTCCTACCTGAGCCCCGCTcatgagaatacacacacacacacacacacacacacacacacacacacacatactcacacactcacacacacacacacaaacatatatatatatatatatatatatacatatatatatacatatatatataaatatatacacatattcatatatatgtgtatatagatatagatatagatatttatatatatacatatatatgtatatatatatttatatgtaaatatatatatacatatatatatatatatatatatatatatatttatttatatgtaaatatatatatataaatatatatatatatatatatatatatatatatatatatatataaacacacacacacattcatacatatatatgtatatatatatttatatgtaaatacatatatatatacatatatatacatatatgtatatatatataaatatatatatatatatatttatatgtaaatatatatatatatatatatatatatatatatatatataaacacacacacacacattcatacatacatacacacagacagacagacagacagagagacatacatacatatatacatatgtatatagatatatatgtatacacacacacacacacacacatatatgtatatatatatatatatgtgtgtgtgtgtgtatgtgtgtgtgtgtgtgtgtgtgtctgtgtgtgtgtgtgtgtgtgtgtgtgtgtgtgtatgtatgtgtgtgtgtatgtgtgtgtatatgtgtgtgtgtgtgtgtgtgtacgtgtgtgtgtgtgtgtgtgtgtgtgtctgtatgtgtgtgtgtgatatccttgctaaagacacacacacacatacacacatacatgtgtgcgtgtgatcgcgcgctcgcgcgtgtgtgtatatttccacAACAATGAATACTGTtattttttacatcttcaacggCTTCCTGAGACCCAGTTGTGAAATTCTAGACCTGTGAAATCGTCGGTCGAGGAAAAAAGGGGTTACGGTGGCGAGACGGTGAATCATGGTGATGCAAGGGTGCGCTTGATCTAAAATCCTGTTTATTGGATTAGGTTTCAACTGCCTActgatcaaaaggaaaaaaaaaaaaaatagttaacgatattacacacacacacactcacacagttttgaatgtatatatgtatgcatgtatgtgtatgtatacgtgcacacacacatacacacacacacacacacacacacacacacacacacatatatacatacacacgttttaTTTACAAACAAGAAACCCCTAAATGTCTCTCCATATAATTAAGAACGAGATAACGTAGCATTTAACAAAACTAGACGCGGTGCCAGACCCAGGGCCTGCGCGCAATGTTCTGCAAAGTCACTGCCCGCTACCATGCTTATCGTGTTATATTCTGAGGATCTAGTTCTCTACCCTATATCATCTGCAATTTAAAAGTGTAGCAGCTTGGTAAATAGAGGTTATATTTGTTTGCTGATGCGAAAGACCAGTGGCCGTTTATTTAATCTATATGAGTTCACTACCAGAGGAAATACTATTTTCTTCGAGAAAGGGCAACGGCATGTTGGGAAATGTGAAAACGACCTCGACCTTCTGCGCCATCTGTTGGAGGCTTTGGTAAGTTACCGTGACGCTGAGAAAAGCAATTTTCACGCCTTAACAATTAGATGTGGTTTGTTATGCTCTTGCTTGACCCTTTTTGTAATGcacaagaagagaggaagagagagggaggagcggagagagagggagggcgagagaaggaggaagagagagggagggagagagagagggaggaaaagagaagaaggggaagagatgggggaagagagagagagaaggagggaggtagggaaggaaagaatgagagagaaagagaaagagagagagagagagagagagagagagagagagagagagagagagagagagagagagagagagagagagagcgagagagagagagagagagagagagagagagagagagagagagagagagagagagagagagagagagagagagagagagagagagagagagagagagagaaagagaaaaaaagaaagagagagagagagagagagagagagagagagagagagagagagagagagagattgatagatagatagatagatagatagagagagagagagagagagagagagagagagagagagagagagagagagagagagagagagagagagagagagagaatgagagagaatttcATGCAACGCACGCCCTCACTTCCAGGATCGTGACTGGAAATGTGGAAAAGCAAGCAATCCGTGACATAGATCCAAAATTACCCTCGCCTCTTTGTTGCTCCAAGCATTTCTACATCTGGTTCTACATGTTTAAGGATTATGTCATATGGGTTAAAATAAGAGAAGCAGATCCATCTGGCTTGTTTTAGGAAGAAATCTGAATGATATTTCATCAGctgtcagaatttttttttttttcatattcatgctGAGAAGCGAATTATAAATCTTTTGGTTCAATATATTACTATGTCATTTGTATTGTCTCATTGCATTGTAATTCTCAGCCGTAAGGCAAATACTCGATAATAattcgataatagtaataatcgttgATATATCTAATCAAACAATTAAACATACAAGTACACTTACTGGAGACCATATAttgcacaaacataaacacaggctcacacaaacacacatgcatatatacaagcaaacatacGAACGCAAACCCTAACAGCAACTCACACACATCCGCAGTCAACATTTCCCTCTCAACGGCGACCGAAAACACCAGCACACACTCTTCATACTCACGGGAGGCACAGAGCTCCGGTTCAGGGAGAGCAAGGAGTCGTCCAGCACCCTTTTTGGCATCATCCTGGCCGTTTCCTCGGTTGCCTCCTCTCTGGGCCGCGGCGAGGACCACACACACGGCTAGAACGACGATTAACGTGCGCATCGTTGGAAGACTGTGGAAGGAAAACGAGACGAAaggggttattttttttctctcaataatTAGTCCGAGGAAAAGTCTCTCTTCAAGTGCTTATTATGGTGCTAACAAAACTCGAAATGAATATCCAGCAAACAGTTTTATCAAGGTTTCGAATACGTCTTAATCCCATGGTTTCAATGTCatgaaacacaaaaagaaaaattagCAAAATGCGTTGAGACTTCAATGCCAGTAGATAATAATCCAAAACTTTCAGACACGTTACAAGTTTTTGAAATAGAGATAATTTTatcagcctgtctatctatctatctgaatatatatgcatacacactatatatgtatgtgtatatatatatatatatatatatatatatatatatgtgtgtgtgtgtgtgtgtgtgtgtgtgtgtgtgtgtgtgtgtgtgtgtgtgtgtgtgtgtgtgtgtgtgtgtgtgtctgtgtgtgcgtctgtgtgtgtgtgtgtgtatgtgtatgtgtatgtgtgtgtgtgcatgatagaaaagaatatgaaaaaatatcaaaaatggAAATGAACCATTACCAGTGCCACCTCTCAGTACCATTACCAGTGCCACCTCTCAGTGCCACACATATTTGCTCCGCGACACGCTCGGCATGAAAGACTGAGGGGGATTAGAGAGATGAGATTTGAATTCCCTCGTACTTGCACCCTGAGCGCTTTTACTGCCACGGACAACGATTGTTCATGAAAGGGAATATGCGCGAAAGACATCTCGAATATATAAAATACTTTCTTAGTGCTGTTAATAAATCTACCCCAATACCTAATCTTCAATTTCAAGTAGACCAAGAGCGTTGTGTTTAGAACaagaaaatacaacaaataaaaaatgataaagatatatatgatatataaaaagtgGGTTGCTTCTATCATAAGGTGTCAAATATGCAAACTGAACGAGTAATCATGAAGCGCCCAACAAACCGTCGGGCAAAGGCAAGACCAATCATCATGGCCGTACAGTACTTTCAGCTGAATAAATCTCGGTTGAAAGTTAAGTACTTTTCgtaagacggagaaagagagagggaggagggaaaggtaggaggaatgtgagagggtggagaaggaagggaggggggggagggggagggaagttgagGGATGATAATGCAGGacatccctccttctttcccccttccctctcccccgtccactctctctctctctctctctcttcctaatccCATCACTCCCCCTCTAGCCCCCTTCTcccaattctctcttcctctccctccctcctttaccccacctccccatctatctctccccttcgccctccatcctccatgccctctctccttcctccaccgtttcccccattcttctcccttccccacgccGACCCCATGTCGTTAAGCAGGATGAAAGGAACCCAtgtagcagaggaggaggaggaggaggaggaggaggaggaggaggaagctactAGTATCGACGAGCCGCTTACAGGAATGtttcgaaagagagaaagtgtgtccAGTGTTCGCAGGTCCTCGGGCTTGTGTGGGTCGACTGAATGCAAGGCAGGGAGGCGAAAGGGGGTGATTtagggacagagggaaaggatAATTAGAATGACGCAGTGGTTCCCAGTCTGGTAATATGGCGTCTATTGAGGGGGGATAACAGAGGGGCGAGAGAATGGGGAAACGCTGGGAATCGAAACATTGACAGTATTCaatgataatgtatatgatattgcATAAATCACCGAATAAACATTTCAGGATGCATTGTTCAATAACAAagattttaatatatacacaaatatgaactTTGTAAATAGTGGCAAAAGACTTGAAAAGCAATGTCAAactgaatgaaaaacaaaaagtgTTGGAAGCACTGAAGTAGAGGGCGTAAGATAAATGAATGGTGAGGATGAGAGGgtttgagagacagagagtgtgtacgtgtgtgagaaagagagagagagagagagagagagagagagagagagagagagagagagagagagagagagagagagagagagagagagagagagagagagagagagagagaaagacaagtagaaagagataaaagttcGTGACTAAATATCCCAATATCTACAATATCTACAAAGCGacatagtaaaaagaaaaagaatgaacacgaagaaaagagaatacaAAACGAAAGATAGGTATAAGTCGCTGACCAGAATAGTAAAATGTGACGGTGTATTCATAAGTTTTAAACGAAAAAGTATGTATTATTGCAAGACATATAACCATGgcctatatttatgcatatatgaacgaATACACGAACGTAAATAAAGAGCAAGATGTGAAGCCTAAGTGTCATGTTTTCTCAAAGATGTTTTTACTGACACTAATAATTTCCGTCATAATATGTACGTGACCATGTATGAGTGTGAGCAGTACGTGAATGTGTGTcatctatataagcatatatttccCAATTCAAGTGAATATTATCACATTTCAACCTAAAAAGTCAAtagatctatatattatatatgcataccagTTCATATGAACACATTTgcgcaataaacaaaaaaacgttcAAACGCGCATACATGAAACGTGCTTGGTACAGGTCAGTCAGCGTCAGCGCACAGTTTAACATTAGAAACGCATTAGAGGGTACATGTTGCACCTTCTTGTGCTTATCTGTGGCACGCTGGACACGCGCAACCGTCACCCACCGCGCCCACAATGAAGGGAAAGTACTGTTACCGAGCAGGTCGCTGTAGACGAGAGACACTCTAGCTTTTGTCCTATATAGTAAGCCCCCTTTTCTTTCTGCGATCCACCTCTTGGAACTGGGTCTTGCCTCATGGATGACTGCTGCTGAGTTTTGGTTCTGCGATTTA from Penaeus chinensis breed Huanghai No. 1 chromosome 31, ASM1920278v2, whole genome shotgun sequence includes:
- the LOC125041874 gene encoding uncharacterized protein LOC125041874 isoform X2, with the protein product MRTLIVVLAVCVVLAAAQRGGNRGNGQDDAKKGAGRLLALPEPELCASRPKQWQFGNHWYFFSWDQDHPEMKGKKVDWLEARNQCRLRCMDAVGMETKQENDMIFEFIRSRNLSYIWTSGRLCDFKGCDEREDLKPISVLGWFWSNTNTKMAPTNKPPPNWGYQPWSDKGHTGGPQPDNAEFDINQTSESCLGVLNNIYNDGVKWHDIACYHKKPFVCEDSDLLLNYVRSQNPGLNL
- the LOC125041874 gene encoding uncharacterized protein LOC125041874 isoform X1, whose product is MLNCALTLTDLYQARFILPTMRTLIVVLAVCVVLAAAQRGGNRGNGQDDAKKGAGRLLALPEPELCASRPKQWQFGNHWYFFSWDQDHPEMKGKKVDWLEARNQCRLRCMDAVGMETKQENDMIFEFIRSRNLSYIWTSGRLCDFKGCDEREDLKPISVLGWFWSNTNTKMAPTNKPPPNWGYQPWSDKGHTGGPQPDNAEFDINQTSESCLGVLNNIYNDGVKWHDIACYHKKPFVCEDSDLLLNYVRSQNPGLNL